Genomic segment of Eupeodes corollae chromosome 2, idEupCoro1.1, whole genome shotgun sequence:
GTAGTATGACGGCTTATCGCCTGGTCTAAAAAGTTTTTCACATTAAAATCTTACCGATCTTTAACGACTTTcgtagaaaattttaatgtttcttacaccacgattttttttcacataagtatgatttttttgtagatGACGAGGAAATTAATATTCTTACGAAAACCCTGCTTAAAAAGTTTGGTAAAAAGAGTGTGGCTATTAATTAGTTTGATGAGCTTAAGGattgtaagaaaatattaagattttttccCGATAGAATTAGGgacaaatattatataatatttaaaaacgtacacgaaaattaataattttatttaaaatattttcttgttattgGCAATTAAAACGCTTAAATACTTTTAGAATCTAATAAGCAGCCACAACAGCAAGGAGGCGGTCAACAACCAGGTAGAGGTGATCGTAGTGGCGGAGGACCAGCGCCCCAACAGCAACAAGGTGCATGGGGCGGTGGAGATAGAGGAAGTCAACAGACTGGCTCCCAACAGCAAGGAGATGGAGGTAGAGGAGGACACGCAGGCAGAGGCGGAGGTAGAGGTGGAGGTGGAAGTGGAGGTGCCTGGGGCGGTGGAGATAGAGGAAGTCAACAAACTGGCTTCCAACAGCAAGGAGATGGAGGTAGGGGAGGATACGGAGGCAGAGGTGGAGGTAGAGGTGGAGGCGGAGGCGGAGCTTCTCAACAGCAACAAAGTGCCTGGGGCGGTGGAGATAGAGGAAGTCAACAAACTGGCTTCCAACAGCAAGGAGATGGAGGTAGGGGAGGATACGGAGGCAGAGGTGGAGGTAGAGGTGGAGGCGGAGGCGGAGCTTCTCAACAGCAACAAAGTGCCTGGGGCGGTGAAGATAGAGGAAGTCAACAAACTGGCTTCCAACAGCAAGGAGATGGAGGTAGGGGAGGACACGGAGGCAGAGGCGGGGGTAGGGGTGGAGGCGGAGGCGGAGCTTATCAACAGCAACAAAGTGCCTGGGGCGGTGAAGATAGAGGAAGTCAACAAACTGGCTTCCAACAGCAAGGAGATGGAGGTAGGGGAGGACACGGAGGCAGAGGCGGGGGTAGGGGTGGAGGCGGAGGCGGAGCTTATCAACAGCAACAAAGTGCCTGGAGCGGTGGAGATAGAGGAAGTCAACAGACTGGAGATAGAGGAGGATACGGAGGCAGAGGTGGAGGCGGAGGAGATAGAGGTAGAGGAGGATACGGAGGCAGAGGTGGAGGCGGAGGAGATGGAGGTAGAGGAGGATACGGTGGTAGAGGTGGAAGAGGGGGCTTTAATCAAGGTGATCGCGGTGGTGCAGGTGGATACGGAGACAGATATAGTGGGGGTGGAGCCAGCAGACAAAGCAATGCTGTTGTACGAGTACCTCCGCCTCAAAAGAGTATCCCAAGGGGAACACTTGGCCAAAAGTTCGAGCTTGAAACAAATTACCTTATGCTAGACCTCAAAAACATGCCTGACGTTGCTTATCACTACGATGTTAAAATTGATCCAGATAGGCCGAAGAAATTTTTACGTGTAGCATTCAATgagtatgttaaaaaaatctttccGGAATACAGCTTGGCATATGATGGACAAGCTAACGCTTACAGTCCAGTTTTATTGCCAAGTGATAAACTAGGATCTGAAATAACGGTAAGTTTAAACCTCCTGTTTCAATAATTGTATTAATATCATTCCAAAGCCAATATTGGTCTTTGTTTAAAGTTATTTGAATGCTaaaaaagaagtatatttatATTCTATTTACAGGTAGATGTTCTTGAAAGAGACAGAAAATTACCATTTAAAGTCACATTAAAGGCTACTGATGACGtcgaaattgatttaaaatcacttaaatCGTAAGAAATATTACTCGTTtcctattaataaaaaatttgttttaaatatttgcattcGTTTTAAGGTCAAGCTATCACATTGAAAGGATCTTTGATAAACCAATGCGTGCTTTGCAATGCATAGAAGTCGTCCTTAGTACTCCATGTCATGAAATTGGTGTACGTGCTGGCCGGTCGTTTTTTAAACAACCAAGAAACCAAATAGACTTGGGAGATGGATTTGAGTTATGGTATGGGCTTTATCAAGCAGCCATGTTATGCGACCAACCTTTGCTTAATGTTGACGTATCTCACAAGTCATTTCCTACcaatgttaatttattaaatttttatcaaaatttacgCTTCCAATCACCAAAGGAATTGACAGATTTCCTGAAGGGCCTGCGCGTAAAATACAAACCACCTGCATGCTTTAAGGGCattgaaaaagaatttaaattcgTTAAAGTAATGGATGCTTCCTCAAggcaaacatttaaaacagaTGATGGTAAACAACTTACCGTCCAACAATACTTCGAATCTAAAGGCTATAAATTATTAAGACCAGACTTTCCATGTCTGCATGTGGGTAGtactgttaaaaatatttatattccaTTAGAACTGCTTGAAGTACCATCTGGTCAAGCCATAATGCGAAAGGACACTGAAAACCAAGTTCGAAACATGATTAAACACGCAGCAACGAGCACTGACGTccgaaaatccaaaataatggatCTTTTggaaagctttaatttttacatGCATCCAACGGTGGAACGATTCGGCATATCGGTCGATAAGTCGTTTATTACTGTAAGCGCCCGCCTACTGTCATCGCCGACTATTGAATATTGTCAAGGGAAAATTATATCTATTGACAGTCCGGGCGCATGGATGAATAGaggtttaaagttttataaatgcgATACAAACGCTCATCAATGGGCAATcctaaatatttcacaaaataacgacattaatgaaatgtttttgaGAGAACATTTTGTCGAAAAGGTGagtacataaatataataaaagacaACACGATATGACATTCAATACTTCTtttagattgttaaagaaaGCTATAAATTGGGAATGAACCTGTCTCCGTCGTGTCATAGTATTAAGGAAGCCGGGAAAGGTCGTGGTCCCATTAACATATTAGACGATCTGAAGAAATTGAAACAAAGCAAAGTAAGCCTCGTTTTTGTAATCCTACCATATAATGCTGAGTCATACTCTAAAGTTAAACAGCAAGCAGAACTGTCCTGTGGCATTGTAACTCAGTGTATCAAAGGCGATACAATGCGCTCATATAATAAGAGATTTAATTCTGTTAAAATAATTGATGCAATGACTATTGGGAATATTCTATTAAAAGTAAATGCCAAATTGAATGGCACTAATCACAAAATTTCGCCTACAAACGAAATAACTTTACAGAAATCCAAAGTAATGTTTGTTGGAGCCGATGTATCCCATCCTTCACCATTGCAAACTAATTTGCCCAGtattgttggtgttgttgcttCTCATGATCTTTATGGAACCCAATACAATATGCAGTATCGATTACAAACGGCTAAACTTGAAACGATCGAAGATATGCTAAACATAATGACCCAGCATTTGAATGTTTACAAAAAGTTTACTAAAAGTCTGCCAGATCATATTATCTATTATCGCGATGGTGTTTCTGACGGACAATTTCCCTTAATAAGTAAAATAGAAGTGAGTGCAATGCGCACAGCTTGTAAACAGgtaattatatttgtatttattcaattttttaagataacactaaaattaaactctaaaattttgcaaaagacgatcttaaaaactaataatcgatcagagtttttatttaattttacaaccAAATAGTTGAATACTTTACCGTTAAGtaacatctaaacaaaatacaacaaaaacaaaaacgtatttattttaaacttaaaattttattcaaatgtcaataaaattatttggctattttatatttctaagatttatGAGAATTCAATTTTCTCAGTTAGATTAATCagagttacttacttacttaaggtggcgctacagtcttgtgtgaactagggcctcacccaacaaacttctccatctagctcggtccctagctagatgtctccagtttcgcgctcgaagttgggtgaggtcaccttccacttgtgcgcgccacctgatccgcggtcttcctctactgcgctgtcctgtgggtgcggattcgaagactttccgggccggagcattggtttccatgcgctctacgtgacccatccatcttagtcgttggacttttactcttctacccaagtctacgtcgctgcacagcccgtacagttcgtcgttccatcttctcctccactccccttcgatgcatacggggccgtagatcacacgaagaacttttttctcgaagcgacccaaggtgctttcatccgcttttgtcatggtcaatgcttctgcaccatatagcaggacggggatgataagggtcttatatagcaacactttggtccctcgagagaggactttaccacgtcggtgttgtatgtcctttctagacgacagcatgtactttgttttgccctcattaaccgttaaacccattttttccgcctctgcctcaatactcacaaaagccccattgacatcaggctgagttcttccgattatgtcaatgtcatcagcatatgccagtaattggacaaatttttgaatgatagtgcctctagtgttgacgtgtgagctctgcactattctttcaagcaagatattaaaaaaaaacgcatgacAGCGCTTAacattgtctaaaaccttttttgacatcgaaaggttctgttaagttgtttccaacctttatggagcagcgcgaattctccacggtcatcctgcacaaacggacgatttggctctatacagctcgtccctgtagatgctgtcatatgcggccttgaaatcgatgaaaagatggtgggtgtcgatttggtgttcttgagttttttccaggatctgccgtaatgtgaatatttgatcaactgtggactttcctggtctaaaaccacactgataaggacctatcaggttgttgacgatgggctttagacgttcacatattacggcagagaagattttataggcgatgttaagtagacttattcctctatagttggtgcagtttagagggtctccttttttcaggatcgggcaaacaatactgaggttccattcatcgggcatgttttcttccgaccatatcttacagataagttggtgcatgctcctaaccagcttatctccagctgctttaaagagctcggcattcaagccatctgctccagcggctttattagacttcaacttagatatggcaatctttacttcgtctaagtcgggaggacgggattgttggctttcgtcgtctatatcgaattcagttcttcgtcgccgtaatacagtctgcagaagtggtccttccatatcctcagcattgactgcggttccactatgatgtttccactttcgtctttgcagccttcggttctaggtttatgtacctgtgaatttcgtttcacctgttcataaaactttcgaacctcattcctgcttttatacctctcaacatcttcgaccgcacgcttctcatgtcctctctttttccttctgagaagtcggcgttcctctcgcctcttctgctcatagagcccACGAGCAGCTCTcctccttttatgcagcgccgctttgcgtgcctgttgtttggctgcatttgcctgccgacattcctcatcaaaccaggggttccttgttggtggctgtttgaaacccagcacatcagaggcggcttctctgattgcatcttagcAATGTAACAatgtaacaacaaaaacaaaaacgtatttattttaaacttaaaattttattcaaatgtcaataaaattatttggctattttatatttctaagatttatGAGAATTCAATTTTCTCAGTTAGATTAATCagagttacttacttacttaaggtggcgctacagtcttgtgtgaactagggcctcacccaacaaacttctccatctagctcggtccctagctagatgtctccagtttcgcgctcgaagttgggtgaggtcaccttccacttgtgcgcgccacctgattcgcggtcttcctctactgcgctgtcctgtgggtgcggattcgaagactttccgggccggagcattggtttccatgcgctctacgtgacccatccatcttagtcgttggacttttactcttctacccaagtctacgtcgctgcacagcccgtacagttcgtcgttccatcttctcctccactccccttcgatgcatacggggccgtagatcacacgaagaacttttttctcgaagcgacccaaggtgctttcatccgcttttgtcatggtcaatgcttctgcaccatatagcaggacggggatgataagggtcttatatagcaacactttggtccctcgagagaggactttaccacgtcggtgttgtatgtcctttctagacgacagcatgtactttgttttgccctcattaaccgttaaacccattttttccgcctctgcctcaatactcacaaaagccccattgacatcaggctgagttcttccgattatgtcaatgtcatcagcatatgccagtaattggacaaatttttgaatgatagtgcctctagtgttgacgtgtgagctctgcactattctttcaagcaagatattaaaaaaaacgcatgacAGCGCTTAacattgtctaaaaccttttttgacatcgaaaggttctgttaagttgtttccaacctttatggagcagcgcgaattctccacggtcatcctgcacaaacggacgagttggctctatacagctcgtccctgtagatgctatcatatgcggccttgaaatcgatgaaaagatggtgggtgtcgatttggtgttcttgagttttttccaggatctgccgtaatgtgaatatttgatcaactgtggactttcctggtctaaaaccacactgataaggacctatcaggttgttgacgatgggctttagacgttcacatattacggcagagaagattttataggcgatgttaagtagacttattcctctatagttggtgcagtttagagggtctccttttttcaggatcaggcaaacaatactgaggttccattcatcgggcatgttttcttccgaccatatcttacagataagttggtgcatgctcctaaccagcttatctccagctgctttaaagagctcggcattcaagccatctgctccagcggctttattagacttcaacttagatatggcaatctttacttcgtctaagtcgggaggacgggattggtggctttcgtcgtctatatcgaatgggtcatcctgcctgacagcgggattcagttcttcgtcgccgttatacagtctgcagaagtggtccttccatatcctcagcattgactgcggttccactatgatgtttccactttcgtctttgcagccttcggttctaggtttatgtacctgtgaatttcgtttcacctgttcataaaactttcgaacctcattcctgcttttatacctctcaacatcttcgaccgcacgcttctcatgtcctctctttttccttctgagaagtcggcgttcctctcgcctcttctgctcatagagcccACGAGAAGCTCTcctccttttatgcagcgccgctttgcatgcctgttgtttggctgcatttgcctgccgacattcctcatcaaaccaggggttccttgttggtggctgtttgaaacccagcacatcagaggcggcttctctgattgcatcttagcaatgttgccactggttttcgatacattgtgttggcggcagagaacttcgagagaggttacttgtaactcggtcggaaaaggatttggcgatctctggcgattgtagccgttcgacgttgtatcttctcccagcacctccttgttttgccttgggtctggaaatccgaagtgctaccttggctacaacgagg
This window contains:
- the LOC129947793 gene encoding protein argonaute-2 — encoded protein: MGKKNKKGSGDEPNENKPPNPNQNKGKGSGPGNQQGNTGNQNQPGEKGKESNKQPQQQGGGQQPGRGDRSGGGPAPQQQQGAWGGGDRGSQQTGSQQQGDGGRGGHAGRGGGRGGGGSGGAWGGGDRGSQQTGFQQQGDGGRGGYGGRGGGRGGGGGGASQQQQSAWGGGDRGSQQTGFQQQGDGGRGGYGGRGGGRGGGGGGASQQQQSAWGGEDRGSQQTGFQQQGDGGRGGHGGRGGGRGGGGGGAYQQQQSAWGGEDRGSQQTGFQQQGDGGRGGHGGRGGGRGGGGGGAYQQQQSAWSGGDRGSQQTGDRGGYGGRGGGGGDRGRGGYGGRGGGGGDGGRGGYGGRGGRGGFNQGDRGGAGGYGDRYSGGGASRQSNAVVRVPPPQKSIPRGTLGQKFELETNYLMLDLKNMPDVAYHYDVKIDPDRPKKFLRVAFNEYVKKIFPEYSLAYDGQANAYSPVLLPSDKLGSEITVDVLERDRKLPFKVTLKATDDVEIDLKSLKSSSYHIERIFDKPMRALQCIEVVLSTPCHEIGVRAGRSFFKQPRNQIDLGDGFELWYGLYQAAMLCDQPLLNVDVSHKSFPTNVNLLNFYQNLRFQSPKELTDFLKGLRVKYKPPACFKGIEKEFKFVKVMDASSRQTFKTDDGKQLTVQQYFESKGYKLLRPDFPCLHVGSTVKNIYIPLELLEVPSGQAIMRKDTENQVRNMIKHAATSTDVRKSKIMDLLESFNFYMHPTVERFGISVDKSFITVSARLLSSPTIEYCQGKIISIDSPGAWMNRGLKFYKCDTNAHQWAILNISQNNDINEMFLREHFVEKIVKESYKLGMNLSPSCHSIKEAGKGRGPINILDDLKKLKQSKVSLVFVILPYNAESYSKVKQQAELSCGIVTQCIKGDTMRSYNKRFNSVKIIDAMTIGNILLKVNAKLNGTNHKISPTNEITLQKSKVMFVGADVSHPSPLQTNLPSIVGVVASHDLYGTQYNMQYRLQTAKLETIEDMLNIMTQHLNVYKKFTKSLPDHIIYYRDGVSDGQFPLISKIEVSAMRTACKQMECNAKFTVIIVVKRHHTRFFPKQCDGEGKYNNVKAGTVVDQTICHPNETQFFLVSHKAIQGTSKPTRYNVIIDDAKINIDDLQALTYNLCHLFPRCNRSVSYPAPAYLAHLVGLRGRAYIEGSNLNLENLKAEYSKRVVSSDIMSMNPMYFV